A part of Caretta caretta isolate rCarCar2 chromosome 1, rCarCar1.hap1, whole genome shotgun sequence genomic DNA contains:
- the AKAP3 gene encoding A-kinase anchor protein 3, translating to MTDNIDWLQSQNALCKVDRYTPGGEEEQNWTTDSAKFFKQAASDPLKVLSWLRKDLERCALGIQDVLKSTSKQKACENSREPSIGGQSIQMRNAPSPGGFSVYDEQFSMDVRSNSGSPDFHMEMKATSSQKEPKDIEGQLTSADTKQGVDEVSFYVNRLSNLVIAMARKEINDKTDGTDKCIHKSLFASLGEPGHKSTGVGTNEGKNNPSENSTHITMKETKYEENPSSKKKTFFYKEVDEQSSVRNEQSNERRSAHSENRSCHHKKRFGPDEFTNTLSKGILVYANNVVSDMMVSVMKTMKVEVNDSSIACVVLKKVILKHSKEVVSDLIDSCMKNLHNVTGTLMTDSDFVSAVKRSLFSQGSHKAAEIVQAMLNRLHSTLIVQKPAGDKSQSQSLAYASVKTGSRAADAKAQNLRFSATKTETVTKEKEKETTCAETVGNHIIKHGLTLWHQNQQKCNRCSKSQPSAREAESKPPENPHWSSEIQNMTKTSGDAWAKDLIVTALLLIQYHLIQQENAGKGTAEGGKTNKAGTTSFGFLSHESHEKGGCSSFRPSSAKDQDASKQSDESGSQKSEVQKRNPENDMSSVILMLIRKLINETGCKIEGQQGNSMIDETNRNPGKTSEGHAFSEVEQSCEEAISGLTKMITDQFDISGKEGGSGQFVDSLVDTVTKLCLMIAKYSNPESALAEIGDKEDGTGSVDSKGTGTAEAGLGSGEDSASGRKVVVMNQNPSESLHNKQLQALLQWVAASQTNVPVLYFLDEDDEFLKKLQQLSSIAVEKGYSVGEVIQAVLKYEKEKQLGEALGNFVRLPVLDWLLNNL from the exons atgactgaTAACATTGACTGGTTACAGAGCCAAAATGCACTCTGTAAAGTGGATCGCTATACTCCAGGAGGCGAAGAAGAACAGAACTGGACA ACTGATTCAGCAAAATTTTTCAAACAAGCTGCATCCGATCCACTCAAAGTCTTGAGCTGGCTCCGAAAAGATCTCGAAAGATGTGCACTTGGAATCCAGGATGTGCTGAAGTCTACCAGTAAACAAAAGGCTTGTGAGAACTCAAGGGAACCATCAATAGGTGGGCAGAGCATCCAAATGCGCAATGCACCCTCACCAGGTGGTTTCAGTGTCTATGATGAGCAGTTTAGCATGGATGTTAGATCCAACAGTGGGTCACCCGATTTTCATATGGAGATGAAAGCAACCTCAAGTCaaaaggaaccaaaggacatagAAGGTCAGCTAACTTCTGCAGATACCAAGCAAGGTGTGGATGAAGTCTCTTTTTATGTTAACAGACTCTCTAACCTTGTCATTGCAATGGCACGTAAAGAGATTAATGACAAGACAGATGGCACTGATAAGTGTATACACAAGTCACTTTTCGCCTCTCTTGGGGAACCAGGTCACAAGTCTACTGGAGTAGGCACAAATGAAGGCAAAAATAATCCATCCGAGAATTCAACTCATATTACCATGAAGGAAACCAAATATGAAGAGAATCCATCTTccaagaagaaaacatttttttataaagAAGTAGATGAACAATCTTCAGTCAGAAATGAGCAGAGTAATGAAAGAAGGTCAGCACACAGTGAGAACAGATCATGTCATCATAAAAAACGCTTTGGCCCAGATGAATTTACGAATACTTTAAGCAAAGGGATTCTGGTTTATGCCAATAATGTGGTTTCAGATATGATGGTCTCAGTTATGAAGACCATGAAAGTTGAAGTGAATGACTCAAGCATAGCTTGTGTGGTGCTGAAAAAGGTGATACTAAAGCACTCCAAGGAGGTAGTTTCAGACTTAATAGATTCCTGTATGAAAAATTTACACAATGTTACAGGGACACTCATGACTGACTCAGATTTTGTTTCTGCAGTTAAGCGGAGCCTATTCAGTCAAGGAAGTCATAAGGCTGCAGAAATAGTACAAGCAATGCTAAATCGTTTACATTCTACCTTAATAGTGCAAAAACCAGCAGGGGATAAGTCCCAGTCTCAAAGCCTTGCATATGCATCTGTAAAGACGGGTTCACGAGCAGCAGATGCAAAGGCTCAGAACTTGAGGTTTTCAGCAACAAAAACTGAAACAGTtaccaaagagaaagaaaaagaaactacCTGTGCAGAAACAGTAGGTAACCACATAATTAAGCATGGGCTTACTCTATGGCAtcaaaaccaacaaaaatgcaACAGATGCTCGAAGTCTCAGCCTTCAGCAAGGGAAGCTGAATCTAAACCTCCAGAAAATCCACACTGGAGTTCAGAAATTCAGAACATGACCAAAACATCCGGAGATGCATGGGCAAAAGATCTGATTGTGACTGCACTATTGTTGATACAGTATCATCTAATCCAACAGGAGAATGCAGGCAAGGGCACGGCTGAAGGGGGCAAAACTAACAAAGCAGGTACCACTTCATTTGGATTCCTCTCGCATGAGTCCCATGAAAAAGGTGGTTGCAGTAGTTTCAGACCATCTTCAGCAAAAGATCAGGATGCATCAAAGCAAAGTGATGAATCAGGTTCCCAGAAGTCAGAAGTTCAAAAGCGGAACCCTGAAAATGACATGTCCAGTGTCATATTAATGCTCATCCGAAAATTAATAAATGAAACTGGTTGCAAAATAGAAGGCCAGCAAGGAAATTCCATGATAGATGAAACAAACAGGAATCCTGGCAAAACCTCTGAGGGACATGCCTTTTCAGAAGTTGAACAGTCCTGTGAAGAGGCTATATCTGGACTGACAAAAATGATTACTGATCAGTTTGACATAAGTGGAAAAGAGGGGGGCAGCGGGCAATTTGTTGACAGTTTGGTGGATACAGTGACAAAGTTGTGTCTTATGATAGCCAAATACAGCAACCCAGAGTCTGCTCTAGCAGAGATAGGGGACAAGGAAGATGGCACAGGATCTGTGGATTCCAAGGGCACAGGAACCGCTGAGGCTGGGCTTGGATCAGGTGAAGACAGTGCATCCGGTCGCAAAGTGGTAGTGATGAATCAGAATCCTTCCGAGAGCTTACATAACAAACAGCTCCAAGCACTCCTCCAGTGGGTAGCAGCCTCTCAGACAAATGTGCCTGTATTGTATTTCTTGGATGAGGATGATGAGTTTCTGAAAAAG